A DNA window from Melanotaenia boesemani isolate fMelBoe1 chromosome 6, fMelBoe1.pri, whole genome shotgun sequence contains the following coding sequences:
- the gpatch4 gene encoding G patch domain-containing protein 4, with the protein MAEAVQEKSRGLKFAEQQLLRHGWEHGKGLGRAENGISEAIKVKVKCDKGGVGHKEGEQFTFHWWDHVFNKASSSLQVESDQRGIKLKKSAEEDEEDGRISNKKPRKASQAKAKLYGCFVKSATLLSGQEQPEPKSTDSDDSSSSDEDEEEQKLDLSSTTKLSDADLMKVCGGRTAHKGARHGLTMSAKLARLEQQEAEFMAKYGKKSQPESSSQSEQQEETTDSCRRRKVKKEKPTETSEPMREDVQPKKKRKKNKKGDSVEEGSEPACGAENGEEDHRPKRKHEKMAEQNGDGTPPSPAAEKPHEPRSDSKTKKQKKKSSKQEAGQSDQTSQQDADVSTSTEKKKRKKSNKERSVDGEPLPPKKKKKKSKD; encoded by the exons ATGGCAGAAGCGGTGCAGGAGAAAAGCCGTGGCTTGAAGTTTGCAGAGCAGCAGCTCCTGCGTCACGGCTGGGAACACG GTAAAGGCCTGGGCCGAGCTGAAAATGGCATTTCGGAGGCCATTAAAGTCaaagtgaaatgtgataaaGGAGGA GTTGGCCACAAAGAAGGGGAGCAGTTCACCTTCCACTGGTGGGATCATGTTTTCAACAAGGCCTCATCCAGTCTGCAGGTGGAGTCTGATCAG AGAGGAATCAAGTTAAAGAAGTCtgcagaagaagatgaagaggacgggAGGATCTCCAATAAAAAGCCCCGGAAAGCTTCGCAGGCTAAAGCCAAACTTTACGGATGCTTCGTGAAG TCCGCCACGCTGCTGTCCGGTCAGGAGCAGCCGGAGCCCAAGTCTACTGACTCGGATGACAGCAGCAGCTcggatgaagatgaagaggagcagaaaCTGGATCTCTCCAGCACCACCAA ACTTTCTGATGCTGATCTGATGAAGGTTTGTGGAGGACGCACAGCACATAA AGGAGCCCGGCACGGCCTGACCATGAGCGCCAAGCTAGCCAGGCTGGAGCAGCAGGAGGCCGAGTTCATGGCTAAGTATGGCAAGAAGAGCCAACCGGAAAGTTCTTCCCAGTcagagcagcaggaggaaacCACGGACAGCTGTCGAAGGAGAaaagtgaaaaaggaaaaacccaCTGAAACGTCTGAGCCGATGAGAGAGGACGTTCAGccgaagaagaagaggaagaaaaataagaaaggtGATTCTGTTGAGGAGGGAAGTGAACCGGCTTGCGGTGCTGAAAACGGCGAGGAAGACCACAGACCAAAGAGGAAGCATGAAAAGATGGCGGAGCAGAATGGAGACGGAACGCCACCTTCGCCCGCTGCAGAGAAACCTCATGAGCCGCGCTCCGActctaaaacaaagaaacagaagaagaaatccTCCAAACAGGAGGCCGGCCAATCAGATCAAACGTCGCAGCAAGACGCAGACGTTTCAACGTCGACGGAGAAGAAGAAACGGAAGAAAAGTAACAAGGAGCGCAGTGTTGACGGGGAGCCTCTTCctccaaagaagaagaaaaagaagtcaaaaGATTGA